TATGATACAGAGCTAACATGAGTTGGTATGATTCTTTTTGTAAAGTCATGATTGGTTCCGCTAAACAAGAACTcgtgtaaaaaataaaaaaaagtgaagATAAATATCTGTATAGGCATTTTCACTTGTACTACTGTAATCTAACAAAGCTTGAGGTTTCTGTTTTGTCTTACAGCTCCATTGATCAGCCTCATGAATGATGAACAGTGCTTGTCGAACACCAAATTGACTCAACAAAAGCGGCCATTAACATTTGTGAGTAATTGTTGCATTCTTTTTCCTCCAATCTCTGATAACACATCCTAGTGGTTAAAACATGCTTTGTGCAGTAAGATTATCTGATACATGAATTATGAGGCTGGAAAACTCATCAAATTTTGTATGAAGCATTGAATTGTTTAAACAAGCATATAGAAAGGAAGAAGTATGTTACTAAATCCCAGAAAACATTCAGAGATGTAAGAGTTCACATACCTGTCATTCTTGATCATCAAATTTCTGTACCTGTGCACAATAAATTTCTTATAAATGACATGCAGCCGCTCATAATCGGTACTGCAATTGACAATGTATGAGTAAAGCTCTTACCCAAACCTGCAGAACTAACAGAATGACACTAGAAACTTTTGGTGGCATTGTTTTGAGTGTAGAGAGGCtgcaattttgtttttgtttttgttttgttttcaggTCTAATTGCATGCATCGACTTCTCTGTTTTGCCAGAAATAATGGTGAATACTTATTAGCTATAGGCTTTGCTTTGGATTCTGTTCGCTCAGCATCGGTCCACTTCGGGAGAAGCATTCTGCGTTCCTTTCAGAGCACGGCCATCCCCATCCAATTCTTCCATGACAGAGGACCTACAGGTGAAGTAGAACACTGCGCTCATCATTGAATCTATCAGTACAACAAAGGAGTACATGAAGACCAGAAGTGGCCCCTCCCACAGCCGTGACGACCCGTTTCCGTAGCTTAAGGTCTTCACTCGATGCTCGAATAGCCCCTCCACGAACGCCATCCCAATCGTCGACCCGAGGAACATCAGCAGCCCCGCCTGCGTCTGCCCCCTGATCAACCTCACCGACCTCAGCAAAGCCAACAGCCCGGAGACCTCTTCCAAGACGGAGATCACGCTCGCGAGGTTGCAGACGATGATGGTGTGGGCGTATGCCATTGAGAAGGCGAGGACGGTGAGCAGTGCCGGGTACACGACGATCTCGGGCGGGTAGCCCAACGCGGCGAACGCCTTGCAGGCGAGCAGGAGGAGGGCGAGGAACAGGGCGAGGCAGGCGGAGATGGAGGCGCAGACCCAGAGGTAGGTGGAGATGAGGCGGCGCCAGGCGCGGCGCACGGCGGCGAAGAAGTCGGCGGGGCGGAATTTCTTGCCGGCGTAGGCGCAGGCGACGGAGTAGGCGACGGAAGTGCGGGCGAGGAGGAGGGCGGTGGCCAGGAGGGGGAAGCAGGCGGCGGCAGAGAGGAGGGTGGCAGCGAGGTGGCGGCAGAGTTGGAGGAGGGGGCGGGCGAGGGGGAGGCCGCTGGCGGCGGCGAGGAAGGCGAGGCGACGGGCGAGGGCGTCGGAGGCGGCAGGGGGGACGAGGACGGCGGAGAGGAGGGCGCTGGAGACGGGGCAGATGAGGATGACGAGGGTGGCCATGAAGGGGGAGGGCTCGGCGCGGAGGATCCGGACGGTCTCTCGCAGGATCTCCATTGCGCTCATCGGCGGCGCCACTCGCCATCCTTCGCCCTCTCCGCCACCGCTGCTGATGGCGTCCATTTGTATGTCTCTCCTCCTTTAGTCTCTTGAGGACTAAGAAGCGCCGTCAGACTTCACCGCAAGTGGTCACATTTATTATAAGCAAGGAGGAGGAAGATAAAGGAAGATGGAGATCACGTGGAAaggagggggtgggggggggaggggaagggaggaggaggcgCAGTGGAGAAGATGAAGAAGCATGAGAGAGAATAACGTGAAGATGCGGAAAAGGAGACGTGAGATGCGACCGATGTGGAAGCGAGAGAAAGAGTGTGTGCGAACACGCGCATCAAGACGGAGGCGAGCGATGAGAGAGAAGGCTTCGTTTCGATGCAGAAGAATACTACTACCGCTACCACTTGGCCGAGAACGTTGGAAGGGGACGTTTCGGGGGAGCGCTTGATGTCCGGTCGCGATgagcagatgatgatgatgatgatccgaATCTCAACGTCACGGCATCGACTCACTACATTTCACATATtacatatataattaattaattaattaattaattaattcacCAAACCCCATGACATGGATGGAGCAAAGCGACTACTCTACATGCTTAAAAGGTTATTGAGGGAGAAAAGGAGAAGTGCCACAGCAACGTGAGAAAGCGGACTAATCTCTCTCTGCCTTCAATCATCTGACCAGAGGAAGTGGCCGATGGCGTCCTTCCTCTTCTGAGTAACGTCTCCGTTGGACGGCAGGCCATACTCCCTGAGCAGGAGATCGAGCTGCACCTCGTCCATGGACTCGTACTGCGCCTTGGTGTACCTGGGATAGTGCAGCGGCATCTTAAAGTACCCTGCGCTGTTGTGCCAGTGGCCCCTGCACTCCGGCGGCCTCGTCGCCTCCATAGATGGTTTCATGTCCAGCGTTGTCGACGCCacaccactctctctctctctctctctctctctctctcgtggtcTGCGACACGAAAAAAACAGGGTTCGGTCCGTGGGGGCTTTTATAGGGTGAGCGAGGAAAGGTGAGAGAGGGGCTGCTAATATAGGGAGTTGACGGAGGCCAGTGGTTTCATCGCTGTAGGAATCCAAGTGATCCGACGGTTCCTCTTATCTCCAGAGGCTTCCGGGGACGGGCTTTCTTTGCGTGCAAGAACGTCATTCCTGTTCTTTTGATCATGATCTAATCAGACGGTTGGATGTGGAGAGACGTGCGGTGCAGGGGGAGGCTGTCGGCTGCATAAGCCGTTCCATCTCTCTGCCTCGAAGCTTCGGGAACGGAACGAGGGCGTGAAGCATCAAAACCTAACCTGCATACAAAGATCACAAGATAGTAAATGTAACACTTACGCCATCTGATTCGATTATGTTTCCATAATGAACTAATAATTGGAAATGCCATGTAATCGTAACAATCAGGTtctttattttgtttttgttttctcttATAATACCAGTAGAAACTCTGCTAAAGAATGAACAGCTCCAAGATCTAGATTGACCATCATTCGATGATTGTGCGGCTGATTATATGTGACGTATCGAGCTATTATTAAATTGTCAACAGAAAAAAGAAATCCAGTTGTTTTTGCTGCTTACTGTTTGTTGTTCAGTGTTCTTCACAAGTGCGGGAAGCTGCCATCAGTCGTAGGTAGAACATCTGCTGAACTTCAATGCTTGACTAGCACTTTAATCAACCTTTCTGCAACAAATAATGTGACATAAGTGGAGTGTCTGAACAGAGAATGCAAGTTTATATGATTGGGGATCTATTGTTGAATTTTTTGTACAGCCATAATACAGCATCCACTTATATAATAAATGTATGAACAGAGACTGCAAGTTTGTACAGAGATCAACACTTTTTAGCTAGATGGATTTGTCATTCATATGTTGCGGTAAGAAAGAAATTGACTTATGTAGATAACAGTTACAATGACAACATGGAG
The window above is part of the Musa acuminata AAA Group cultivar baxijiao chromosome BXJ2-6, Cavendish_Baxijiao_AAA, whole genome shotgun sequence genome. Proteins encoded here:
- the LOC135614982 gene encoding uncharacterized protein LOC135614982, coding for MDAISSGGGEGEGWRVAPPMSAMEILRETVRILRAEPSPFMATLVILICPVSSALLSAVLVPPAASDALARRLAFLAAASGLPLARPLLQLCRHLAATLLSAAACFPLLATALLLARTSVAYSVACAYAGKKFRPADFFAAVRRAWRRLISTYLWVCASISACLALFLALLLLACKAFAALGYPPEIVVYPALLTVLAFSMAYAHTIIVCNLASVISVLEEVSGLLALLRSVRLIRGQTQAGLLMFLGSTIGMAFVEGLFEHRVKTLSYGNGSSRLWEGPLLVFMYSFVVLIDSMMSAVFYFTCRSSVMEELDGDGRALKGTQNASPEVDRC